The following DNA comes from Castanea sativa cultivar Marrone di Chiusa Pesio chromosome 10, ASM4071231v1.
TTAAGTTTTTGATAAAAGTAGTGCTCATTATCAAATGTCACCATATTATTGATGGAAATAAATAGCAAGGTTAATATGAAAATAGAATCATAACAATgggttaaaataaaaactttgaaacataaaataattccaAACTTTAAGAGCCAAAAGTATACCAAGAGAATTAACATAATTTGGTTTGACAACTTATATCCACAACAAAATGCCTTTAATTAACGACTATATCTTTACAATACTATAATGAATGTTACAATTAATTAACCATTAAGAGTCAATATGGAAACGAATTAAACATGAAAGGCCCAAATAAAAGCCAATGTAATAGTTTTTCTTTGAGATGCTCTCATTGTGTTATCTGTTTATTGGAATTTATTGCTACTTGACAGATTTCAGACTTGTTGTTTATTAATCACTAAAATTTGGTTCACATCATTGATTCAATTGGTAATTTATTCATTGGTGCTGTGGTCagtccacaagtataaatgtttgtgggatGTGGGAGGTAAGAGTCGGAGTTTAAGTCtctaagagggagcttcacacacatatacacttagattaggctagagtagaattctatcttgtaaaaaaaaaaaatatatatatatatatatatatatatatatatatatatatatatatagagagagagagagagagagagagagagagatatatatatatgggttcaagttacacattttttaaaccattggatttaagtagaaaTAACGGTAAAAAAAGACcctcattaatgctaatattctaaTTGATCGCTTtattatctcttatttaatacattccatacctatctctaaacccaaaaaaaaagtctacatctctttctcctccataatctcttctttctttttttttttttttttcttttttcctgctctctctttctcctccatcGTTTTTCTCCAACTCAATTCCATTGTCTTTCTCTTCATTCCAATCTCACCACCATGCTCCTTGCCTCATCAACATCTCACTCCAGATCTTGGCTCATGATCATGAAGGTTGTTTTTCAACAAGAACCCACTAAAAAACAAGCATTAGTCGCTTTACTTAACTCATTAAACGGAAAATTATTCCTCAAACAACTAATTAAGAGCCATAATAACACTGCAttgatcaaacccaaaactaTACTCGACACAGCATAATATGTATTCCAAGTTTCTTGCAGACATAAACAATCATGAATAATAAGACCAATGACAGCAAGAACATGAATTTAATCAAAACcttgtctttaaaaaaaataaaataaaacaatattgcATAAAACCTAAAAAGTAGTACATGAAttcattattaacaaaaaattaatttcaaattgaacTACCTTTGTCAATATCGTATACCCACAAAAGtttgaacaaaaattaaaatctatatattttaaagtatCTGGCATATAAACAATAaagacccaattttttttatttaattataaaccaaaataatagcgcaaaaaaattcttttgaagaATCAAAAACATAGAATACAACAAGCTCTCTCAAAATCAAATAcccccaaaaggaaaaaaaacttttattaacataaatttaaaaagaatcaaaatagaattatattataaaaaaaaaagatgaaaaataatttcagggCCTGCGTGTTTATTAGAAGGCTCGTTTAATTGATTAATAAACAGAaagtataaaaattatttttaaaaaaaaaaacaagagaaaaaaccTCTTGAAGATGAACCgaaaaagaattttttctttttctgatcaAAACTGAATGAAGCTCGTGGGTTTTGTTTAGTTAAGCAAATTGAAACATATACGGCTTTTGCTTAGTGCTTCAACTATTTATATTCTACTACTAATATTATCCTATACTTGATAGCCAATTTATtaatacttaattaattaaaaatttaaaaaataagtgaaaaagttTCAATGTGGTTGCTCACAGGTCTTTACAGACGTGGGGAACAatgtttttgataaattttttaattaatagaaATTCTCTTTAAAGCAACTAATACTTGTTTGTGGTGGGTTCTTGTTGAAAACCAACCTTCATGATCATGAGACAAGATCTGAAGTGTTTATGTTGATGAGGCAAGGAGCATGGTGGTGAGATTGGAATTAAGAGAAAGACAATGGAATTGAGTTGGAGAAAAGTGATGGAGGAGAAACAGAGAGCAGAGAAAAACGTGATtatggaggagagagagacgtagactttttttttttgggtttagagataggtatggaatgtattaaataaggaataataaatgagatcaattagaatattagcattaatgatggttttttttttaaccgttggatctacttaaatctaatggtttaaaaaatgtgtaactctaaataatgttacaccactcaatattttttaattggatgcgaattttgacaaatccaccgttagattacattatctttgtatatttttcatgcttacaaattTTCATagtgattaaagattaatagccatgtcatcaatcaattgtttaaattcaaaattttgtagtttaaaataatgcataaaatatgagtttatagatcagatagtaaataacatccaattaatatgaaaattagcaacaatgttaaaaacatataaaccatttaattcaacggtgagatttttaaaatataaattctttaACAAGTTATTAGAtggtgtaatattacttaaagttacaccattatatatatatatatatatatatatacactgcGGCCTCTTGCATTTGTTTGTCAGCTGATAGTAGAGTTGCTAGTTGCTACTGTCCCTGTGTCATGCAGAGAAGTTGTactcttttattcttctttttgtctctctcttagtctcttttttggtttaagcagtcaatttttttaagccTGGAAACATTTTGCTTACTTTACATGTTATTTATAGGTAATCACATTAAACTGGTGGATATGTAAGGTTCTTTTAATTAGTGCCAGTGGGCTagattctttttctctttttgggtaaactTTAGGCAGCATGCCCATATTCATGCGGCATTCCACCACCATTTCTATGGCAGAAAGAGCACAGGCCTTTGCTTTTGAAGCTGAAGGATAGGGGGCAAAAAATCACTACTCTTGCTCTACCTTTTATCTTTTCCATGTTCTCCATAAGTGCCCTCCAAACTAGTCAGTTTCTCAAATCCTTTTGGCAATATGCTTACCCCTTGTTGGACCATGTTGGATGCTTCTGCACCATGTATATGATCTTTGAATATTGAGATGGTGTTGGTCCTCACCATGTCAGATGACAGTAGCTTGTATTCAGATTAATGATTTCTTGTATATCTACCTCGGGGTTGACAatccaccaaaaacaaaaacaaaaaaaagctaaaagagaAGCACTAAATCCGAGTTGTAGCTGAAGCATCTATTGGGGAGATAAATACTTTGGAAAACTTCattaagtaattaatataatatataaagacaCAGTTTAATCTAAAAAGTTTAAGCCCAATAAgtatgtgctcaattatgtAATATTAAGTACTCATTTTTCTCATCATTATTCAATGTTGGACTTCACTTACACGTGTATACCcaacaatctctcatttttcgTGTGAGTCTTTGCCTCTCTATGAGCTTCAAGACCTCTCTGTGGGTGGGCCATGAATAAGTCTTACTTGCTCCCCCTTGCCTAATGAACCTTTTTCTTCACTAGTACATCAAACATGGGCCTCCACATGTCAACCCCGCACATCTTTTATCCTTCATGAGAACCCCGCACTTCACCATTGTCTGGCACCATTGGCAATAATACTCATCTATTGGGCGTTTTCCAAGATTGTTTTGTGTGGGCTTTATGGATTTGCTTGGTGCAAAATACTATTCCCGCTCCAACCGCTAAAAGGACCCGCCCTGCTCCATTTACGAAAAGGACTTCAAGTACACATACCCCGTTCTCGTTCCATCTATGAAAGGAATCTCAATAACCTTGCCACATTTACCTCACACCACCatgggctctgataccacttgatgaGAAGATAAATACCTTGGAGAGCTttcttgagtaattaatataatatatagagacacactttaacccaaaaggTCTAAGTTCAATGGGTATatgctcaattatgttatattaagcGTGTGTTTAGGTtagaatgaaaaatgaaaattatttcattatttagcttatttttgttactattcatgatcccactgcactttttagcactattcatgagtcacactatactattttaattaacttttaccttaatctacagtactttcagtaataattttttagtttcagtAAACTAAGCGGTATATAAACATACCATAAGTACTTATTCTTCTCATCAATATTATTTAATGTTGAACTTTATTCTCATGCGTAAACTCAACATCATGTTTgcaggggaaaagaaaaaaaaaatcatctatttCAAATGGATTGGATGGCTTGCTGtgaaacttttttaaaaagttggcACGGACTGAAAAGTTCGATCAAAAGCTTGCTTATATGTAAGCTAATGTTTATATAACCCAGGATGTTATACATATACAATTGATAGTTTCcagattaataaaatttttgtcattttgatgTCAAATAAACACTAGTTGATAAACCATGAATAGTGAGATTTTGGTTGCATGCAACCATTGAGATATGAGATGTTGAGATTGGTATATAGGATAGAAGTGGTAGCAATCACAAcccttttttcaaaattatgaaattttttatatctctAATATTGCTCATAGTGAAATATACAAGTCGAAAAAGTTGATATTCTACTCGGGAGAGTTCTAAACTCTAGCACTGCATATtctaatagagagagagagagagagagggattggTGGGTGGCAATTGGATTAAAGCCCGTGCCCCGACAGGTAGCTTTTCAGAGCACGTAAAAGTCTACACACTAATCTTCATGCTCCATGAAAACGCTGATTCATGATTATTGTAGCCACTGCGCGtgcaagagagagaaaacaataGTTGTCCCTCCCTCTTTCCCTCCACTTCCACAACCCCCATATTTTACATTGAAGTTAGTGCTGTGGTCTACCTACAAATCTTCTTCAATTTCAATGACTCTCTCAAATTATTCTCTAATTATGGTTCTCTTTCTGTTTTGGATTTTCGTACACCTTTTACACCGCATCTACTTTTATATACTGCATTTGTCTCAATCTCCcccttaaacaaaaaacaaattagaatGACACACTAAAGTTTGGAATCTTGTATTTTCTAAGTTGGAGTCTgctaaaagatattttaatttattaatgagCTTATTGCTGTATATCTATCACTATGTCGCTTCTATGCAACatccattttatatttttgcgGATACATAATTTAGTAGCTACTCATTGGCTTACATCTAAACTCTAAATACATAAGTAGACTTAGATCCTTAATTTAAGCTTGAGGCCATGTATCTAACCTCTAAAGTATACTCATTGACATTATTCCAATACTAACCAATTTCTGGAACTTTCTTCTTGTGACATTTGAACAGAAAAGCGAAGCTTCCTATAAACTAAATTTGTGGAAGTTGATGTCAACACACTTTTTTCTCACAGGGATGGATGGATAGGTTTACTCTTTTAAGAAGGATCTGAAAGTTCAATTTAGACCCTAGCAAGGGATGCTACAGATATTAACCAATTTTAGTCAACCAATTGACTGATTAATCCAATTCAAATTGCATTCATCATTTATAAACACAATggaaaataacaataaataaaacttaacacacacaaaaactaGATGTGATTATAGAGAAAAACCCACCAAGGAgaaaaaatctctaaggcttaGCCCAGTAAATGGAGTCCACGATAAAGACAGTCGCCAAACATAATGACTTACAAAATCTTCAATTATGCAATGTATATGTATTCAAGCTCCAACTAGCAATAAATTGCACTACTTGTTTCTCTTCATAGTCTCTAACGTAGCGGAAACTtaaagaaagcacacacgatACTTTCTTGATGGAATAGAAACTAAACTATTAGCTTCTGGTAGTAAATCTCGAATCCACAAAGGGTTTTCCTGAATCTACAAAGAGAAAAACTGGAATTCACAAGAGAAAGAATTTGACAAAAGTctgtgtttattgataataatgtAATTTGCCTCTGACGGCTACAAAACATATAAGTACTAAAAAAAcgtctaaaaccctaattcgcACTAATTACGTGATAAGgtaacaaaatatcaaaatttattaaaaattgcaaaattgagttaaacgggaccttattttgacttttaaactaaaagtcattaaggaaaaacaaatattactataaataacTAAAACACGGTTTTCAGGGCCTTAACGAAAGAATTCGCCTAAATTTAGGCAACGCTCATGGCACTTGTCATGAGTCTGGATCAGAATGTCGTTTTCCTTCAACctgccaaatttcatgcaattctaACACTGTCACCCTATGCCCTCTATTGGCATCcctttttgattttgtgttgtGACTTCTGACGCCCTTGCTACTCCAGGAGGGCATGTGTTGTCTGTTCTACATCAGTCTCCAAATGCAAGTCACAACGTCAATCGCACGTCCGATCATTTGAATACCTCAAGGTCTCTTGAAGATTTCAATAGTTCTTTGTGATTTCTAGCAATCCAAAACACTCAAGGTATAATCGAGGTGATGGATGAAATCTCCTTTCAATAATATTCAATGAAATAAGGTAGGGAGATGTTAGGATTTTTTAGATCTAATCTCTCTTTGCTTTGTGACCGTCTTTCTATTCTCTGAATTAGGGTTACGAAATCAAGTATGTgtagggtttggggtttaagtgacaaaaaaaaaaaaaaaaaaaagctcaatacAAAGCTTAGGTTAATGCCTTTCCGCAAAACTCGCTCGATCAAGGTGTCAGTAAAGCTCTCTTGATGTCCACATTGATGATCTCACTTGGCCGAGGTGTCTGGCAAGTGTCATCAGGTGAACCTCTCTGTTATAATAATCTTGTTTGACCGAACTGGATCTCGTTCAATCGAAACTCTTTAGTACCGCACACCAAACTAGAATTCTAGTAACTTCCAATTTTACACCAAACCcaattataattcaaaataaaatgaatacatGGAAATTAATGTTATTACATCAAAACCTTTTACATGGAATCAACCAACACTAAAATGACCCTAACAGGATCAACGGCTTAAAGTGTTTGCGTATAGGATGCaattgagggagagagagagagataaaagcattacataatatatatatatatatatatatatatatatatatatatatatatatatatatgatgcaagcatatctttaaattttagtAGAAATTCTCTCACACCAATGTTGCAAAGTGTTTGCAAAGTGTTTGAGTTTACAAAGTAACTAGATTGATGCCTCACTCTGCATGTAGTGGCGcgttttaatttgttttttagtaGCTATATTCATGCATGCTTACAAACTATCTATGTTGCACCTCGAGAAGATTACAGATATTATTGATTACCAGGGCTGCAGCAAATAACACAGTTTATTGCCCTTTTAGCGTGCCACTACATGTTAAACATTATTAATACACTACTAATGTCAATTTACTTTCTTGTAGAAAGTGAATAATATGGTCACCCCATGGAGaataattgatattattttgatattaccaacaaaaaaaattcagcctTACTCCCAAAACTTTGGGATCAATCATGGtgtattgatttttttctcttaatttcaGAAATCCAAATCTATGTGTATGAATAAGCAAATATCATAGCCTTGTTGAAACTTGACGATGAAGTAAATTCTATATTTATAAATAGGGAGTTACATAAAACAACACTCTCCTCAATAATCACCTGATAAGATTTTACCATCATGATAAATCCATGATTCCTTTTTCAAACATGTACATACATGGATAAGCCTTACAGATGAATCTAGTAAGTCAGCAACTGTCTATGTCATTGTTTAAGATGGACTGGGGAGTGCCCTCCAACAAGCAGGAGACTGGTGGAATTGTTAGTGTTTTCAGATCTCCATAAGCATTCCAACAGAATGGGCCTAATACTATATCTCCTTGAGCAGGAAGAAGCTCAACATCAGAGAGTGTTAAGTTGGTGCATGGGACAGAATCACTGCAGGCAAAACGCATTGGCGGGTTTCGAACATCATAGGTTCCCTTTATGTTTGTGTATAATATGTCTGACACAAAAACTGCTGAGGTTTGGTTGGTGCACGCCTTGGTGAGGCAGTAGAATTGATCAACTATAATCGGATTCCGGACGTTATCCATGTGAATATTACTGAATGTTACTCCGGATACAGCTCCTGATCCACCTTGCCAGGTCTTGATTCTAACTCCATTGTCTGAAACTTTAATTACTGAGTCTCTAACAGTAACATTGGAAACACAGGCATGCGTGTTGTGATTGCCTAGACTCCCAATGCTATGTGTAAGGAAAATGGaacaaattaaatcaaatagGATGAGTTTGTGAGCATAAACAAAAACTGGACAAAGATTTGTGGGATAGAAATTCCACAGAAATTGATAGGGTACCTGATTCCATGGCCAGGTCCACATGTGATGTTCCTTATGTCTACATCATAACAACCTGATCCAATCGACACACAATCATCTCCTGCAATAAAATCAGCAAACAAGTATGGCTTAGTGACCCTTTTGAGGATAGTCAATGGAGAGAATATGTGAACTaacattttttggtttttggctAACCATTAGAAATGACTGAATTATATATTCTGACATCATTTGTATTCTCTATGTGAATCCCATCAGTGTTGGGACTTGAGGCAGGTGCTGTTATGTAAATTGATTCGACATGGACATTTTTGCAATTATCAAATCTGAAGTGGAACTGGGGGCCATTCTTGATTTTGAGCCCTTTCACACTCAAGTTGGAGCTCATAAAGAACCTTATGGCCtgcattataaaattttgaatagtGTTCATACAGTGGTTTTATGTTAGtataaagttgataaaagataCTTAGTGTATTTTCAACTTACAATGGGGCTATCACAAGGTCCAGGCACTGTCGTTCCATTAATCCCCTGTGTCATTGGATATAGGGAATCAAATATTGTTCTAACCACATAATTATTAGCATATTAAAAATCAGCAATACCTTGTGGGGTTTGCAAGGAAGATTCCACCATTTTTCTCCTCTCCCATCTATTAGGCCACCTCCTTGAAGAGACATTTCATTGATTCTGTAAAAGACCAGCCACTGTCTCCTACTGTTATTCTTTGGCCAGGAATCAGGTCCAGCCGGGGGCATAAGAGTTCCATCAATCTTCTCATTGACCAAGAATGTACCAAGTACTCATACCATTAGCTTTTGTTTGTAACGGTAAAAGGAAGAACGAGACATTTAACGGCCTAGGTTGAATGCATTACCTGAAAGACTAAGCCACCTTGACAAGGACCTGTGAAAATTGTTGACTGAATCATGAAGGAGAAACCATAGGGAACAAGAATTACTGCTGAATCACTTTGACATGCTGTGTCCCACGCCATCTTAAATGCCTCTGTGTCATCTGCTACACCATCCCCGACAGCACCAAAGTTTCGTACATCAAATAAACCAGTATAATCATGGGAATTCCCATCATTGGATGGGTCAGAAGGCGCAGGAGCAGGAGATGGAGGTTGTGAAATATGGGATAAATTGTGAGGGTGATGAATATGCTTGTGTTTTGAATGGCTATGCCATCTAGCTTGGGTGGAAAGAAAGAAGCAAACCAAAGAAATGCAGAATACAAGTAATGTCACAAGAGAACACTTCATTTTGAGCTCAATTTAGTTCAGGTATGGAGTGAGGGGGAGTCTTGTCTTAACTTAAACTTGTTTCTCAATTGCTGGAATTCTAAAATCAGTGCTCAAATGGCTTTGTCACAATCAATGACAAGATGAATAGACTTACTAAGAGTGAATGCACCCGAATTATagtaagaaaagagaaactagTAGCTTCCTTTGTTTATGTGACAACCACTTAGCACAAGAACAACTTGCACAAAACTAAATGAGGTTGGCATTGAAATACATGCAGAATCAGAAAGGCTGAATTCCTATATATAATAACTGTTAGTGGAAGGTCTATTAAAGTTTCATCTTCACcatatatcttctttttttaatggtttagGGGGCGGGAACCGACCAATTCCCATTTGAcattggcctttttttttctttttcttttttttttctgaggaTGTGGAGTTGTATATGACTATCCTGGAAAAAGGTGAACTGAATAGAATAACAAGAAATCGGATGAGTGGGCATTTGATAAGCACCCCCATGTTCTTCCCATAACTGTCACTTTCTCCTGTCCAAAAAATCTAGTTATTCCAACTGTGTGATATGTCATAGCAGGCTCAGACTTGCACCTGATCTAATTTTAAGAAATGGGACTGCTGAAGTTGGTTGACACTGAATGCTAAAATCCCAAAGGAGCTTTGTATACTTCAAATTAAGTAGTATAATCCTAGGAGCTAAATCATGAAAAGCTAGTACATATTAATCCAATAGCCATGTGCAACTCATATGCAAATAGTTCAACATGACTT
Coding sequences within:
- the LOC142614255 gene encoding polygalacturonase At1g48100, with protein sequence MKCSLVTLLVFCISLVCFFLSTQARWHSHSKHKHIHHPHNLSHISQPPSPAPAPSDPSNDGNSHDYTGLFDVRNFGAVGDGVADDTEAFKMAWDTACQSDSAVILVPYGFSFMIQSTIFTGPCQGGLVFQIDGTLMPPAGPDSWPKNNSRRQWLVFYRINEMSLQGGGLIDGRGEKWWNLPCKPHKGINGTTVPGPCDSPIAIRFFMSSNLSVKGLKIKNGPQFHFRFDNCKNVHVESIYITAPASSPNTDGIHIENTNDVRIYNSVISNGDDCVSIGSGCYDVDIRNITCGPGHGISIGSLGNHNTHACVSNVTVRDSVIKVSDNGVRIKTWQGGSGAVSGVTFSNIHMDNVRNPIIVDQFYCLTKACTNQTSAVFVSDILYTNIKGTYDVRNPPMRFACSDSVPCTNLTLSDVELLPAQGDIVLGPFCWNAYGDLKTLTIPPVSCLLEGTPQSILNNDIDSC